The Phaseolus vulgaris cultivar G19833 chromosome 5, P. vulgaris v2.0, whole genome shotgun sequence genomic interval TTGCGAATTCAAGTTATTTTGCAGAagttttcttattaaaaaaagcGAATTTGAAAATgcaaagtaattttttttttgttctgaaAAGACAATATAGTGAAATAGGTAGTGACCACAATGTTCTTAATGAACTATAAGAACTGAAATCATCATAAAAccaaatataaaattacaatattaacataatattattgtcagtataataaataaaatggttAAAAATGTCTTTATACTCCTTGCATTACTGCAaaacttacatataaaaatacatacTCTTTTCatgatttaaaattattaataattgagGAAAAATAGCTTTAAAGAAATTTAGGAATGAATGGTGATATGTTAACACCACAAATAGGagaataaattcattttataaaccaataaaatcatattttaatcatatttaatttattttttattttaaatattattataatatggtGTGAAGTATATGTTTTTAGTGTGTGGTGTCAAATAAATCTTTTTCTTGAAATGCTACCAGTATTAACACACTCTTTTAGACTTATTTTTTCTCATTGGTTAAAAATGGTTGATGCAAAACCCTACATTGGAATGTTTAGTTTGGAAAAATGTTTCATTAAACTATGAATAGTGAAAAAACATTGACAAAcacttataataatattttaaattaaaaaaatattaatttattaaaatatgaaaagtatatttttattgttggtGTCAATACCTTTAGTTTGTCCCTTATTATTAGTAAGACtttgattgtaattttttaagaatattttggagggtttttataatttgtatgaattatttaatttgtCCCTTACTATTAGTAAGACTttgattgtatttttttaagaatattttggagggtttttataatttgtataagggttgaattatttttaaagtggttttcatttttttgtactgataagaaagaaagaaaaaacattaCATTGGAATATTTAGTATTTGTTTATAATATTGATGTTTGATGTTTGATGAACCTGTGTACCAGGTATGAGGAAGAAAGTGGGTTTGATGACATGGTTGGTGATGCATTCGATGGAGAGTCACCAACAACATACACTCTGAGTGATCTCCCAGACACAACTCTTGGCTCACTCTTGTCATCTCTAATGCAGAACTGTGACCCTCCCCAGAGGAGGTACCCTTTGGACAAGGGCACTGCCCCTCCCTGGTGGCCCACTGGGCAGGAATGGTGGTGGGCCCAGATGGGCTTTTCCATGGACCCAGGCCCACCTCCCTACAAGAAGCCCCATGACCTCAAGAAGGTGTGGAAGATCTGTGTGCTCATTGCAGTCATCAAACACATATCCCCAGACATAGCAAAGATCAGAAACATTGTGCTTCACTCTAGGACCCTTCAGGACAAGCTCACTGCCAAAGAAACTGCCATTTGGAATGCCATTGTGAAGCGTGAAGAGTCCTTCGCTAGGAGATCATACCCTCATTTCTTCCACCATACCCTCCCACCAAGACCACCACCAATTGCCtatgataaaaaatttacaaattttctTGGAGGACTCAACAACAAACCACAACCCAACAATGTTGCTAATGTTGGAGCAAGAAATTTCTTTGTGGGCCAGTTCAATCCACCACCACCAACAAGCAATGTTGCAATTGCTAATggcaataacaataacaataacatgcTTACAATGATGAACAGAGGCACTGTCATGCCACTAGACCATGCTGTTGAAAAGAGAAAGGGTGGAGATGTTCAAGGTATTACATTTCCTCATCAGGCTTATTCTTGCCATAACATCGAGTGTGGCTTTGGGTTCAGTGACAGGAACACGAGGAACAATCATCAGCTGACATGCCAATACAGAAGCAGAAATCCTCTGCAAGTGGTTGGAAGTGACAGGAACATTGGTGCATCAGTTACTAATCAAAATCAGAGTTTCACTGACATGGGGTGTGGTGTGATGAACAACATGAATGTTGAGCAGAAGCAATCCACAGGTGTTGGAAGTAGCATGAATGTTGCTCCTCTTGCAGGCCAAAACCAGAATGTGCAAAGAGTTCAGACTGAGGAGAATGGTTTGTTTGATGGAAGGTTTTGTTTGGAGAAGGATATGTTTGGCAGCAACATGTATGTGCCTTCTTTAGCAAGCAAAACAGAGCAGCAGGTGCAAAATGTTCACAGTTTGAATGGGAATTTGTCAACATCGATAATAGTAGATCCTCCCATTGCATGGGATGCAAACAATTCCCAAGCTGAATTTTTGGACTCTCCTTTGTTGACAACACCGGATAAGGATATTCTTTGGCCATAACTTAAGGGAAAATAGGTCAAAAGAATAGTAAATTAATTACTTCTCTTAACTTTCACTCTTGTGTAAATATCTCCTTTGGCCTTGTTAAACTTCAATTATGTGTGCTAAATGGTTCCCATGGTCTTAGTTTTGGCAATTAAAGGTGTGGCAAATTGCTTTAAATATCTTGTCATCTAGTGGTCCAACTTAACATACAAGGGCTACCACAAGAGCTAGCtcttctgataaaaaaaaaattaaaaaaatccaatCAACCTAAACtcttcataaatttttaatcGAATGCATATACATTAGAAGTTATAGACACCAATTCGAGAAGGAAAAGCTTATAGAAGACAACTTTTATGTGATTAAAGACTAAACTTTTAATTGTGTTAAGAGAAAATTTAAGAATGATCAATTACTccatctttaaaaatataattattcttATGCCTCCAAATCACTGAAACAGTTACTTACTGGTTGATTATTTtgcatttttaataatatagttGTCAAAACTAAAACTCTAAGAGTCTATTTCACAAAAGTTTGAGGTTAAAAGAAGAACCGTTGAAAATGGTTTGTTATTTAGAAGTATGTGTGGAGATGGTAGGTTTTGAATTTGTGGATTTTAGAGAAATAGGGTTGTTTTAAGGATGAAGAACAAAGGTTAATGTGTCTATTAGTGGAGTTTTCTTGGTCAGtgtaaaaaaaacatgtaattATGCTTAATTCAAAGTATGAATGTGATGAACTcttatttttgtgtgtgttcTTTTATCAGCATGCATGCATGGGTGTTATTTAATTACTCTTTTGCCTATTTCCAAGGGTAGGAGGAAATTTATTTGAAGGGATGTAAATTCTTAATATCATATTTTCTCCACTAAAAAAGTGTGTaggtttataaatttaaaaaatatatatattttattaaaaatatacacattataatttttacatcaaataaatatatttaaaattaaaatttattttgttcatataacttatattttttatttttatctattagatataatttaaaatattgacGACAAGAACTATGAcaatatttatcatttaatttattttttaagttatgaATGCTTGGACCTCACATAATTTGATATGATTCTAATTATTATAAACAGTGATGTTTTAAAGTATTTGCGATGATTTTTATGTCTgccttatatattattttttttatgattatttactatatattattttttataacagcttATGTAATATATATGTATTGTATACATTATAATTATGTATAACATACTGAATTACTTACTAAAAGcctattttgtaataaaataaataaataaaaactattattttaattttatatttgagtTAACCTCCTTAATCATTAAGAAAGATAATAAATGTataactattaaaaataatacatatttgACTTTTTAAAACTAGATAtgctttttacattttttaaaaagttttatcTCATTTTAAGTGAActagtttatatatattgttttaatataaacattttacataagttattgtatattttataataattaataaattggtGTAGATATTATCCATATATAAGGTGAGGATATTGGTTGATAAGTATATAGAAATTGAGTTTTTACATGTAGAACACAATTTATGTAGAATGTGTCACTTTTACATTAGTTTTACTATATGggtaaaaaaaaagtgtaaaaatGGTTAATATATCAAAACCTAAAACACGAGAAACAAGAATTGAAGAGAAAAATTGAAGTGCACATATGATATTAAAATAGATTTGAAACAAAGATATGTGTAGTGGAAGCTGTCAAAGTTGGAAAAAAGAGTAATTTCAATAATGTGACACTAATTTTTCACCATTTTCATCTCAATAAGGACGAAAACCAAATGTTGGAGACTCCACATCGACTAAAATTAgagcatttcattgtatataaatgaGTGCAAATCTCAACCTTATaagctggttttatggggttgagttaaatttaaaatccactttgtaataccaaaaataaatatgttatttcTTCCATAATGAACCTTGTTTTTCATTAAAAGAATAACAATTTTCTTGAAACGTTGTTTGTTGTCACGTAACAACAAAGTAATTACATCTGACACTCTTTGTAATAAGCTTGAAGATCCATTGCACAAGCTCATATAAGGCAAAACTTACTACAATCACAGTTTTTTCTTAACTCATAAGATTCAAAGCAATTTGCAAGAGGACAATGAAGTcttaagatttaaaaaatggtgaataaaaaagaaaaacaacagtTTTTTATAAAGTGTTGATTATGGATGTTGAAAATTGTGTCTTTTCAAAGATACACTAGATCAATCTACTTTTTCTTTTACTGTTTGGTTCATACTTGTTGAAGAAATTTTCTTCACCAAACAAGCTCATAAATAGTATATATTTTGATCAACTGTAGCCAAAAGTCATTGTTGTTGAATGGTCAAAACTGCACCGCAGACTTCGCGTATAAGAAATCTTCATGCTGTTCTGCCAGAGAAGCTAGCCTCATAGATTGGTTTCTTTTCCAACAACATAATAATACTTCATGTC includes:
- the LOC137836117 gene encoding protein ETHYLENE-INSENSITIVE 3-like 1a, which codes for MDSMDAVIFCDDPSKRNVEEESEEEVVTVEELERRMWRDRMMLRKLKEEKREKEKGETMEMMKKKALIRAQDTVLKNMVKMMEICGARGFVYGIIPEKGKPVSGASDNLRAWWKERVKFDHNGPAAIQRYEEESGFDDMVGDAFDGESPTTYTLSDLPDTTLGSLLSSLMQNCDPPQRRYPLDKGTAPPWWPTGQEWWWAQMGFSMDPGPPPYKKPHDLKKVWKICVLIAVIKHISPDIAKIRNIVLHSRTLQDKLTAKETAIWNAIVKREESFARRSYPHFFHHTLPPRPPPIAYDKKFTNFLGGLNNKPQPNNVANVGARNFFVGQFNPPPPTSNVAIANGNNNNNNMLTMMNRGTVMPLDHAVEKRKGGDVQGITFPHQAYSCHNIECGFGFSDRNTRNNHQLTCQYRSRNPLQVVGSDRNIGASVTNQNQSFTDMGCGVMNNMNVEQKQSTGVGSSMNVAPLAGQNQNVQRVQTEENGLFDGRFCLEKDMFGSNMYVPSLASKTEQQVQNVHSLNGNLSTSIIVDPPIAWDANNSQAEFLDSPLLTTPDKDILWP